CACCAGAGCATCAATCATCAAGAGGGAGATTTGAATATGGGTTATGATATTAATCCAAAATATAGTCCCGACGGAAAGTACATTGCATGGCAGAGCATGGAGAGAGACGGTTATGAGAGCGACCGCAATCGCTTGTGTGTTAAGGATTTTGCGACCGGTAAAAAAGTTTATGTAACTGAATCTTTTGATTCAAATGTGGATGATTATTGCTGGAATCCGGACGGCAAACAATTATATTTTGTAGGCACATGGCATGGTACCACTCAGCTTTACAGCACCAATCTAAAGGGTGATGTTAAGAAACTTACAGAGGGACAACATGATTACGGTTCAGTAGCGATGATAGGCAAGAACCTGATAGCCAAGCGCCACAGCATGAGCGTGCCTGATGATATTTATACTGTCAATCTGAAAACTAAAGAGGTTAAACAGATTACTCAGGAGAACAAATCTATCCTTGACCAGATTACGCTTGGGGATGTAAAAGAGAGATGGGTAAAGACAACTGACGGTAAAGACATGCTTTGCTGGGTTATCTATCCTCCTCATTTTGACGCTAATAAGAAGTATCCTACTTTGCTTTACTGTGAAGGCGGACCTCAGAGTCCTGTCAGTCAGTTCTGGAGCTACAGATGGAATTTCCAGATGATGGCTGCAAATGGCTATATCATAGTTGCTCCAAACCGCCGCGGTCTTCCTGGATTTGGCCAGGAGTGGCTGGAGGAAATCAGCGGAGATTATGCGGGCCAGTGCATGAAGGATTACCTTACTGCAATTGATGATGCATGCAATGAGCAATACGTTGATAAAGACCGTCTTGGCTGTGTCGGTGCTAGCTTTGGAGGCTACTCAGTTTATTGGCTTGCCGGCAACCACAACAAGAGGTTTAAGGCTTTTATAGCTCACGACGGTATATTTAATGAGCAGCAGCAGTATGCAGAGACAGAAGAGATGTGGTTTGCCAACTGGGATTTGGGCGGCGCATTCTGGGATAAAGAGAATAAAGTTGCGCAGAACACTTATGCGCATTCTCCTCATCTATACGTAGATAAATGGGACACTCCAATCCTTTGCATCCACAGCCAGAAGGATTACAGAATCCTATACTCACAAGGCGAGGCCGCATTCAATGCCGCCATTATGCGCGGAGTACCAGCAGAATTCCTAATCTATCCCGATGAAAACCACTGGGTTCTAAAACCACAGAACGGCATCTTCTGGCAGCGCACCTTCTTCAGCTGGCTGGATAAGTGGTTGAAATAAGTTTCTGAAACAGGTTTCTGAAATAAGTTTCTGAAATAAGTTTCTGAAATAGGTTTCTGAAATAAGTTTCTGAAATAGGTTTCTGAAATAAGTTTCTGAAATAAGTTTCTGAAACGAGGTAAAAAAAAAGTAAAAAAAACAGGCGCTTTCCGCCTGTTTTTTTTGTCCATTATACCACATGGCCGCAGGCCCATGCCGTACCGTCCCAAAGGCTGCAAGCCCGCGCTTGAACTTTGCTTGGAAAATAATCTTTCAGCGGAGCGGCAAAGCCGCGTAGCCGCGGATTGAAATCTATATGGCCGCAGGCCCGCGACCGGATGTGCTCAAGACGAGCGGCAGTGCCGCGAGTCCGCGACCGTAGGGAGCGTGCCTTTCCGCGGCGGTAGCCGCGTGAACCACAAGGCAATGCGCTGCTTTGTAGCGCATTGCTCTGCATGCGACGCAAAGCGGCACATGCAATCTTAGCGGAATGCTCTGCATGCGAACAGCGCGAGCATGCAATCTTAGCGCATGCAATCTCAGCACATTGTTAACCTGACTTAATCATATAAGTGTTGCTATCGCCATTGTGTATCAACGATTTACAGTTTGGCAGAAACTGTAAGACCGGCCAAATTGTAACTATCTGATTCACAGTTCCGCCTACAGAACTTTTTTTGATAATCTCATAGCATGCAAAGTTTTGTTATGCTCTTGCTTGCGCCCACGGTTTTTTAACGGCTTATTGCCTAGGCTGCACTTGGTTGAAGAGGGAACTCAGATGCCATTGGTTTGAGCAATTTTCAGCAGCAGCGCTGGGCATCTTCGGACAACCCTCTTCAACCTTCGTTCAGCGCGGCAATGGCGCCTAAAACCTCATGGCTGCAGAGCAAGACATAACTTCAACTTTGCAACTCTTCAACTCTTCAACTCTTCAACTCTTCAACCCTTCAACCCTGCACCCTGCAACCCTGCATCTTTGTAACTATCTGATATAGGGTAGTCTGGGGTGATGTTGATAGTCAGGTAGTTACAAAACATCTCTTTTTTAAAATCGGAATCTTTTGTAACATATTGATACACAGTGCCCCCTATGGGTAAGCTTAACGCATCCCTTCACAGAACGCATCTGAATCAACTTCTGGTATTACTTCTGTCCTTTGATACCCGTGTCGTTCTTTGTGCTGGCTGAAACGAGATGAAATGAGATGAGATGAGATGAAACGAAACGAGATGAAACGAGATGAAATGAGATGAGATGAGATGAAATGAAACGAGATGAAACGAGATGAAACGAGATGAAATGAGATGAGATGAGATGAAATGAAACGAGATGAAACGAGATGAAACGAGATGAAATGAAATGAAACGAGATGAAGCGAGATGGAAAGAAATGAAACGAAAAGAAACGAAAAGAAACGAGCTGAAATGAAATGTTCATTAAAAATTTACAAGTTTAAGGTGCGTCTAGCACTCTTTTTGCAACCGCAACGTATTTTTAGCTGCGGTTGTTTTTATATGTAGTGGCCTCGCAACT
The window above is part of the Bacteroidales bacterium genome. Proteins encoded here:
- a CDS encoding S9 family peptidase; protein product: MTAVGASAQKAEAQVFIGKQNIEVKGGVLTPEALWAMGRIGGLDVSPDGSKIVYTVSYYSVKENKSHSVIYTMNADGSDNKMLTKSAKSESDCAWIDGGKRIAFLCSENGSSRIWTMNADGSDRKMLAVSDNKTVGDDKDIEGFIFSPDGSKVLFVAQIPYDGSVKKAGEMYKDLPKSSGMLVVDLMHKHWDEWVETIPHPFVANVNDGKLSDVKDIMEGEPYECPGKPFGGIEQLAWSPDGNKIAYTCRKKTGRDYATSTDSDIYEYNVATGKTVNLCKPDGYKDPAIKYDESLQHQSINHQEGDLNMGYDINPKYSPDGKYIAWQSMERDGYESDRNRLCVKDFATGKKVYVTESFDSNVDDYCWNPDGKQLYFVGTWHGTTQLYSTNLKGDVKKLTEGQHDYGSVAMIGKNLIAKRHSMSVPDDIYTVNLKTKEVKQITQENKSILDQITLGDVKERWVKTTDGKDMLCWVIYPPHFDANKKYPTLLYCEGGPQSPVSQFWSYRWNFQMMAANGYIIVAPNRRGLPGFGQEWLEEISGDYAGQCMKDYLTAIDDACNEQYVDKDRLGCVGASFGGYSVYWLAGNHNKRFKAFIAHDGIFNEQQQYAETEEMWFANWDLGGAFWDKENKVAQNTYAHSPHLYVDKWDTPILCIHSQKDYRILYSQGEAAFNAAIMRGVPAEFLIYPDENHWVLKPQNGIFWQRTFFSWLDKWLK